One Phycisphaerae bacterium RAS2 DNA window includes the following coding sequences:
- the epsD gene encoding Putative glycosyltransferase EpsD, which translates to MKVVILVDSLIRGGAERQALLTLRELVRRGVDARLIRYYETPDGYDWPAELNSRIVLLEKKRRTLRFVWRLHRYLRRERVDVVHGFKDVPGIYACVCGWMAGVPVRIIGHRSLSLPTGLLRKAYRLMRFFATAWIGNAQAVTDVLNSELDVPASRLCVVLNGIETDRFRISLDRKTARERLQIAPGADVVTMVAVMREGKNHRMFVRMAARVRERRPDTVFLLVGDSDPLEPNCLEDVQREVQRAGLTDSVRFLGMRADVPEILQATDVAVLTTRFEGMSNALLEAMSAGVSIVTTDYVGARELVQDGIEGFLVPLDDAEAMAERVSQLLADPEMRTRMGQAGVERIDRQFSMQAMGDRLVDVYSAFLAGRGDIPQEASGVSSAR; encoded by the coding sequence ATGAAAGTGGTCATCCTTGTCGACTCGCTCATTCGGGGCGGCGCCGAACGCCAGGCCCTCCTGACGCTTCGTGAACTTGTGCGGCGCGGGGTCGATGCCCGGCTCATTCGGTATTATGAAACGCCGGATGGATACGACTGGCCCGCTGAACTGAATTCACGCATCGTTCTTTTGGAGAAAAAGCGGCGAACGCTGCGCTTTGTGTGGCGGCTCCATCGCTATCTCCGGCGCGAGCGGGTTGACGTCGTGCATGGTTTCAAGGACGTGCCAGGTATCTATGCCTGCGTCTGCGGCTGGATGGCCGGCGTGCCGGTGCGAATCATCGGCCATCGGTCGCTGTCTCTGCCCACCGGGCTGCTTCGAAAGGCGTACCGACTCATGCGGTTCTTCGCGACGGCCTGGATCGGAAACGCGCAGGCTGTAACGGATGTCTTGAACAGCGAACTGGACGTGCCGGCCAGCCGGTTGTGTGTCGTGCTCAACGGAATCGAAACGGACCGCTTTCGGATCAGCCTTGACCGCAAAACGGCTCGGGAGCGCTTGCAGATCGCTCCGGGCGCCGACGTCGTGACGATGGTCGCCGTGATGCGGGAGGGGAAGAACCATCGCATGTTTGTTCGGATGGCGGCTCGCGTGCGGGAACGGCGCCCGGACACGGTTTTTCTCCTTGTGGGGGATTCTGACCCGCTTGAACCGAATTGCCTCGAGGACGTACAGAGGGAAGTGCAGCGCGCGGGGCTGACGGACTCGGTTCGGTTTCTTGGAATGCGGGCGGATGTGCCGGAGATTCTCCAAGCGACCGACGTCGCGGTGCTGACCACGCGGTTTGAGGGTATGTCCAACGCGCTGCTGGAAGCAATGTCGGCGGGTGTCAGCATTGTGACAACCGATTACGTCGGCGCGCGCGAGCTGGTTCAGGACGGCATCGAGGGATTCCTCGTACCTTTGGACGATGCCGAGGCCATGGCCGAGCGCGTTTCGCAACTGCTGGCAGATCCAGAGATGCGCACCCGTATGGGGCAGGCGGGCGTGGAGCGGATCGATCGTCAGTTCAGTATGCAAGCCATGGGGGACCGGTTGGTTGACGTGTATTCCGCATTCCTGGCCGGACGGGGTGACATTCCGCAAGAAGCGTCCGGCGTCAGCTCGGCCCGATGA
- the asnB_4 gene encoding Asparagine synthetase [glutamine-hydrolyzing] 1, with amino-acid sequence MAVSIRHRGPDDCGVYASGPVGLGHARLSIIDLSPTGRQPMSTQDGMYTIVFNGEVYNFPSLRRLLEERGIAFRSTSDTEVVLHAFAQWGVDAFARFNGMFALAIWDAAARRLTLARDRFGIKPLYLHESDRSLVFGSEMKALLCSGRVDRRMNWAALHEYLYYGYPIGANTFYRGIRELSPGSYATFDASGLKETRYWHIEQTPTVSDGLQPAARRVADLLDKAVQSHLISDVPVGVFLSGGVDSSAITALASRHYAGRLKTYSASFDFDRGVDERPKARLIAQRFGTEHHEVRVEGRRMPDVIEALVRCHDEPFGDAADIPLYLLCEQLRGSVKVILQGDGGDEIFAGYRRYNVLSFNPLWQVMARFRGLLSTMPRGPLQQRATRFFRAIGHEDPALQMALYLTQEDFLNPPTRLFGTDARQQLAAHDPFAAYHAAYSRLRDFDTVQRALYTDCLILLPDMFLEKVDKSTMAHGIEVRVPFLDTDLTDYALGLPSGIKVKYGQKKRILRMALRGIVPDEILDAPKEGFGVPYQYWLREPLAEYLRSVLLDDSVQQWGLFDRAALEGAIHEHTSGQRNHGFLLWKLLNLGLWYRMYLQGGATPDVPHSKVESASRA; translated from the coding sequence ATGGCGGTCTCGATCCGCCATCGTGGACCGGACGACTGCGGCGTTTACGCGAGCGGGCCGGTTGGGCTGGGGCACGCGCGGTTGAGCATCATCGATTTGTCACCCACCGGGCGACAGCCGATGTCGACACAGGATGGTATGTACACGATTGTATTCAATGGCGAGGTGTACAATTTCCCGTCGTTGCGACGCCTGCTGGAGGAGCGAGGCATTGCGTTTCGCAGTACGTCGGACACCGAAGTCGTCTTGCACGCCTTCGCCCAATGGGGGGTGGACGCCTTTGCCCGGTTCAATGGGATGTTCGCACTGGCGATCTGGGATGCCGCGGCCCGGCGACTGACCCTGGCGCGAGATCGATTCGGCATCAAGCCCTTGTATTTGCACGAATCGGATCGTTCGCTGGTGTTCGGCTCGGAAATGAAAGCACTGCTTTGCAGCGGCCGTGTCGACCGGCGGATGAACTGGGCGGCGCTTCATGAGTACCTCTATTATGGCTATCCCATTGGCGCGAACACGTTTTACCGGGGTATTCGTGAATTGTCGCCCGGATCGTATGCGACGTTTGACGCCTCCGGATTGAAAGAGACACGATATTGGCACATCGAGCAAACACCGACCGTGTCCGATGGATTGCAGCCGGCCGCCCGGCGTGTGGCGGACTTGCTCGACAAGGCGGTGCAGTCCCACCTTATCAGCGACGTGCCGGTGGGCGTGTTCCTTAGCGGAGGCGTCGATTCTTCCGCCATCACGGCGCTGGCCAGTCGCCATTACGCCGGTCGGCTCAAGACCTATTCCGCGAGTTTTGACTTCGACAGGGGGGTGGATGAGCGACCCAAGGCGCGCCTCATCGCCCAGCGCTTCGGCACCGAGCACCACGAAGTTCGCGTGGAAGGGCGGAGGATGCCCGACGTGATCGAGGCGCTCGTGCGGTGCCACGATGAACCATTTGGCGACGCGGCGGACATCCCGTTGTACCTCCTGTGTGAGCAGCTTCGCGGCAGCGTGAAGGTAATCCTCCAGGGCGACGGCGGCGATGAGATCTTCGCGGGGTATCGCCGATACAACGTTCTCTCGTTTAACCCGCTGTGGCAGGTGATGGCCCGATTTCGCGGATTGTTGTCCACGATGCCGCGCGGGCCGTTGCAACAGCGCGCGACTCGCTTCTTTCGGGCAATTGGCCATGAAGATCCCGCGCTGCAGATGGCGCTGTATCTGACGCAGGAGGATTTTCTCAATCCGCCGACACGTCTGTTTGGCACAGACGCCAGGCAACAACTCGCCGCGCACGATCCTTTTGCCGCCTACCATGCCGCATACTCCCGGCTTCGGGATTTCGATACCGTTCAGCGCGCGCTGTACACGGACTGCCTCATTCTTTTGCCGGACATGTTTCTCGAGAAGGTGGACAAGTCCACCATGGCCCACGGCATCGAAGTGCGCGTGCCGTTCCTGGATACCGACTTGACCGACTACGCGTTGGGGTTGCCGTCAGGAATCAAGGTCAAATACGGTCAGAAGAAGCGAATCCTGCGGATGGCCTTGCGCGGCATCGTTCCCGATGAAATACTCGATGCTCCCAAGGAAGGATTCGGCGTGCCTTATCAATACTGGCTTCGCGAGCCTCTGGCGGAATACCTCCGGTCTGTATTGCTGGATGATTCGGTTCAGCAATGGGGCCTATTCGATCGTGCCGCGTTGGAAGGCGCGATCCATGAGCATACCTCGGGTCAGCGCAACCACGGCTTCTTGCTCTGGAAGCTTTTGAATCTCGGATTGTGGTATCGGATGTATCTGCAGGGCGGCGCAACGCCTGATGTGCCGCATTCAAAGGTTGAAAGCGCCAGCCGCGCATGA
- the mshA_3 gene encoding D-inositol-3-phosphate glycosyltransferase, with translation MSENSPPPISPVRVMIIGTLPPPVGGAGVSLQHLVNLLGERGDVRVTMVNTSGVRGRLVTAPFRFARIVWRMMWGALRVDVVSLQSMPSGIPFIGPFAWLAARLGGRPFMIRMFGGESFLEGSGFGAAIVRWIVRKSDLYLAQTKQLVAEAQAAGLRRVEWYATSRPMSDAAPAADLQKPCRKFVFLGHVKPLKGIEELIAAGERLGEGVSIDVYGPLMDGMTEARFAGLTRVRYRGTIPAGTGVRVLQDYDAMVFPTYWPGEGYPGVVIEAFAAGLPVIATRWRNIPEIIDETCGMLIEPRNVDALFDALQKLVQDDGLFHRLRHGALRQRDFFDSRRWVEKFVVWCRELVNPSSRAGEALQSTDTRAAVAHDRTSERRN, from the coding sequence ATGAGCGAAAACTCACCGCCGCCCATATCGCCTGTCCGCGTGATGATCATCGGCACGCTGCCTCCTCCGGTGGGCGGTGCCGGGGTGTCGCTGCAACATCTGGTGAATCTGCTCGGCGAGCGTGGCGATGTCCGCGTGACGATGGTGAACACCTCCGGCGTTCGCGGTCGGCTCGTGACGGCGCCCTTTCGCTTCGCGCGGATCGTCTGGCGCATGATGTGGGGCGCGCTTAGGGTCGACGTCGTCAGCCTGCAGTCCATGCCAAGTGGCATCCCGTTCATCGGCCCGTTTGCCTGGCTGGCCGCACGGCTGGGAGGCCGACCATTCATGATTCGAATGTTCGGCGGCGAGAGTTTCCTCGAAGGGAGCGGGTTTGGAGCCGCGATCGTCCGCTGGATCGTACGCAAGAGCGATCTTTACCTGGCGCAAACAAAGCAACTTGTAGCCGAGGCACAGGCCGCCGGGCTGCGGCGCGTCGAATGGTATGCGACCAGTCGGCCGATGTCTGACGCGGCTCCCGCGGCTGACTTACAAAAGCCATGTCGCAAGTTCGTGTTTCTCGGTCACGTCAAACCCCTCAAGGGGATTGAAGAACTCATCGCGGCTGGTGAGCGCCTGGGAGAGGGTGTTTCAATCGACGTGTACGGTCCGTTGATGGACGGCATGACGGAGGCACGCTTTGCGGGGCTGACGCGTGTGCGGTATCGCGGCACGATACCCGCCGGGACCGGCGTTCGAGTTTTGCAGGATTATGACGCGATGGTCTTCCCGACCTACTGGCCGGGTGAGGGGTATCCGGGCGTCGTCATCGAGGCGTTCGCGGCGGGGCTGCCGGTGATCGCGACGCGCTGGCGGAACATCCCGGAGATTATTGATGAGACGTGCGGCATGTTGATCGAGCCGCGCAATGTGGACGCGCTGTTCGACGCATTGCAGAAACTTGTGCAAGACGATGGGCTTTTCCATCGCCTGCGGCACGGCGCGCTGCGGCAACGCGATTTCTTTGACTCGCGGCGGTGGGTGGAGAAGTTCGTGGTCTGGTGTCGAGAGCTGGTGAACCCGTCAAGTCGCGCGGGTGAGGCACTCCAATCGACTGACACGCGGGCGGCCGTGGCTCACGATCGCACATCAGAGAGACGGAACTAG
- the asnB_5 gene encoding Asparagine synthetase [glutamine-hydrolyzing] 1: protein MCGICGYVGDHRPELLEPMCLAMRHRGPDDSGVWHDAAARVGLGHRRLSIIDLSPAGHQPMSTPDGRIQIVFNGEIYNFEEHRERLKAKGRTFRGHSDTEVLLYLYEEMGADFLHALNGIFALAIWDARDRSLLLARDHAGIKPLYYWLDGERLFFASEIKALLRIPGVPREINLDRLPDYLTFLWVPGEETMLKSVRKLEPGHAMRWRDGRVQSWKWFTLTYEPDEGPSESEWIERVHDTFMAATRRQMMSDVPLGALLSGGTDSTAIAACMRHSFPDREIRCYTFETPPEDMARDQFEADHPFAVRVAKHLNITLRSCLLRPNVIELLPKMVYHNDEPDADPTVFPSYLLSKMARDDGTTVLLSGMGGDEMFFGYRSHQALRRLEQFGWIPRWLLAPALASACGAASAVMGAQSALPRRLRKFRKALLGDGVERFEALSDWSSAATRERLFGPAPATATANGGAGRGRSAILKYYNEFSGRGELNRRSHILIQTFLAAHNFMYTDKSSMATSVEVRVPFLDVELMRLCARIPERHKLKGMTTKYLLKESMARYIPRDILYRSKTGFGPPLRKWMAEDFGGITNDLLGERVLRQRGLFDPAAVAAVVRENAANTADHAYLLFALLTLEVWMQTFIDRPGEEATLTA from the coding sequence ATGTGCGGCATTTGCGGATATGTCGGCGATCATCGCCCCGAGCTGTTGGAGCCGATGTGCTTGGCCATGCGCCATCGAGGACCGGATGACTCCGGCGTGTGGCACGATGCCGCGGCGCGCGTGGGGCTGGGTCATCGTCGGCTTTCGATCATTGACCTAAGCCCGGCGGGGCATCAGCCGATGTCGACGCCGGATGGTCGAATTCAGATCGTCTTTAACGGCGAGATTTACAATTTTGAGGAGCATCGAGAGCGGCTGAAGGCGAAGGGACGGACGTTTCGCGGACACAGCGACACCGAAGTGCTGCTCTACCTGTATGAAGAGATGGGTGCGGACTTTCTTCACGCGCTCAACGGTATCTTTGCGCTGGCGATCTGGGACGCCCGCGATCGGTCGCTGCTGCTGGCGCGCGATCATGCCGGCATCAAACCGCTCTACTACTGGCTCGATGGCGAGCGGTTGTTTTTCGCATCGGAGATCAAAGCGCTGCTGCGAATTCCGGGCGTGCCGCGCGAGATCAATCTTGACCGTCTGCCGGATTACCTCACGTTTCTGTGGGTGCCGGGGGAAGAGACGATGCTCAAGTCGGTTCGCAAGCTCGAGCCGGGCCACGCGATGCGATGGCGCGACGGGCGGGTGCAATCGTGGAAATGGTTCACACTGACCTACGAGCCGGATGAAGGGCCGAGCGAATCCGAGTGGATCGAGCGTGTGCATGACACCTTCATGGCAGCCACGCGGCGGCAGATGATGTCCGATGTACCGCTGGGCGCGTTGCTTTCAGGTGGGACGGACTCGACCGCCATCGCGGCGTGCATGAGGCATTCGTTTCCCGACCGCGAAATTCGCTGCTACACGTTCGAGACACCGCCGGAAGACATGGCCCGCGATCAGTTCGAGGCCGATCACCCGTTCGCCGTGCGCGTGGCGAAGCACCTGAACATCACGCTGCGAAGCTGCCTGCTCCGGCCGAACGTCATCGAGTTGCTGCCCAAGATGGTCTATCACAACGACGAGCCGGACGCTGACCCGACGGTGTTTCCGTCGTACCTGCTCTCGAAAATGGCCCGCGACGACGGGACGACGGTGCTGCTGTCCGGCATGGGCGGTGACGAGATGTTCTTCGGCTATCGCAGCCACCAGGCGCTTCGGCGGCTGGAGCAATTCGGATGGATCCCGCGTTGGCTGCTGGCGCCGGCGCTGGCGTCGGCGTGCGGGGCGGCGTCGGCCGTGATGGGGGCGCAGAGCGCGTTGCCCCGGCGATTGCGAAAGTTTCGAAAGGCGCTACTGGGTGACGGCGTGGAGCGATTCGAAGCGCTTTCGGACTGGTCGAGCGCGGCGACGCGCGAGCGATTGTTCGGCCCCGCGCCGGCCACGGCAACTGCGAACGGCGGCGCGGGGCGGGGGCGCTCGGCGATTCTGAAGTATTACAATGAGTTCTCCGGCCGCGGGGAATTGAACCGTCGCTCGCACATCCTGATTCAGACCTTCCTCGCGGCGCACAACTTCATGTACACGGATAAATCGAGCATGGCGACATCGGTGGAAGTGCGCGTGCCGTTCCTCGATGTGGAGTTGATGCGATTGTGCGCGCGCATCCCCGAGCGTCACAAGCTAAAAGGCATGACGACCAAGTACCTTCTCAAGGAGTCCATGGCGCGATACATCCCGCGCGACATTCTGTATCGCAGCAAGACCGGCTTCGGCCCGCCCCTAAGGAAGTGGATGGCGGAGGACTTCGGAGGCATCACCAACGACTTGCTGGGCGAGCGTGTCCTACGCCAGCGAGGATTGTTCGACCCGGCTGCCGTCGCAGCCGTCGTTCGTGAGAATGCAGCCAACACAGCCGATCATGCTTACTTGTTGTTCGCGCTGCTCACTCTGGAAGTGTGGATGCAGACATTCATTGACCGCCCCGGCGAGGAAGCGACGCTGACTGCGTGA
- the hepC gene encoding Heparin-sulfate lyase precursor: MSGVMRKVEAIRRMGWGWGLWRAGYELRRRSGWLKCQFPTPEWGDVSLRALLRDGVPADAVAYRSHREQSAAKFFFGLGALPSRECLSQIAGADGVRRTVQVANDYCAGKFLYFSRHVFDLGSPVDWRRNPFLNTRLASDAHWCDWTAFSPQQGDIKDVWEPSRFGCAYWLVRAYAMTGDEKYSLAFWRLFESWCEQNPPNRGPNWRCGQETAFRIMAWCFALWGFWKSSATTPQRVAAMVTALAVSAARIEPNIDYAVSQKNNHAISEALGMFTVGTLFPELRDADRWQREGRRILEREVLRQIYADGSYVQQSMTYHRVMLHDCLWAWRLAELNGTPLSSAVRARIGAAAEFLLEMMDEPSGDVPNYGANDGALVLPLSSGGYRDFRDTIGAAMFTTARKRVLPAGPWDETMVWLYGVDAMEVAPSIRHPSAMRFDVGGYYTLRADRTWAMIRCHRYLDRPGHVDMLHMDLWHDGVNILRDSGTYRYYAPREPAMDKYFKDIAAHNTVQVGERGPLELVSRFIWLPWPGGRCTRHSADSFVGEHDAYARPPWNVLHRRSVDASHPRRWIVTDELIGNGAQLLTMRWHLADAPYALESTGDALTLRLTGGVVRIAVNGPDGTRLQVMRGVEREGEIAGWVSEYYGERKPAPVLEATCRAALPAKFVTTIELPGGGGAAA, translated from the coding sequence ATGAGTGGAGTGATGCGCAAAGTCGAAGCGATCCGCCGGATGGGCTGGGGATGGGGGCTGTGGCGCGCGGGATACGAGTTGCGGCGGCGCAGCGGCTGGCTCAAGTGTCAGTTTCCGACGCCGGAATGGGGTGATGTATCGCTTCGAGCGCTCCTGCGCGACGGCGTTCCGGCGGATGCGGTGGCCTACCGATCGCACCGTGAGCAATCCGCGGCGAAGTTCTTCTTCGGACTCGGTGCGCTTCCCTCGCGCGAATGCCTTTCGCAAATCGCCGGCGCGGACGGCGTCCGACGCACGGTGCAGGTAGCGAATGATTACTGCGCCGGAAAGTTTCTCTATTTCAGTCGGCATGTGTTTGATCTGGGGTCACCGGTCGACTGGCGGCGTAATCCATTCCTGAACACGCGACTGGCCAGTGACGCTCATTGGTGCGATTGGACGGCCTTCTCGCCGCAGCAGGGCGATATCAAGGATGTCTGGGAGCCATCGCGGTTTGGTTGTGCATATTGGCTTGTACGTGCCTACGCGATGACGGGAGACGAAAAGTATTCGCTTGCATTCTGGCGGCTCTTTGAATCGTGGTGCGAACAGAATCCGCCGAACCGCGGACCGAACTGGCGGTGCGGGCAGGAAACGGCCTTTCGCATCATGGCATGGTGTTTTGCGTTGTGGGGATTCTGGAAAAGTTCCGCGACGACGCCGCAGCGTGTGGCTGCAATGGTCACTGCGTTGGCGGTCAGCGCCGCGCGAATCGAGCCGAACATCGACTACGCCGTTTCGCAGAAAAACAACCACGCCATCAGTGAGGCGCTGGGGATGTTCACGGTCGGCACTCTGTTCCCAGAGCTGCGCGATGCAGACCGATGGCAGCGGGAAGGTCGCCGAATCCTCGAGCGCGAAGTGCTGCGTCAGATCTACGCGGACGGCAGCTATGTGCAGCAGTCGATGACCTATCACCGCGTCATGCTTCACGACTGTTTGTGGGCGTGGCGGCTTGCGGAGTTAAACGGAACGCCACTTTCGTCGGCGGTGCGGGCGCGCATCGGCGCCGCGGCGGAGTTTCTGCTCGAAATGATGGACGAGCCCAGTGGCGACGTGCCGAACTACGGAGCGAACGATGGCGCTCTGGTGTTGCCCCTTTCGAGCGGTGGGTATCGGGATTTCCGTGACACGATCGGCGCGGCAATGTTCACCACGGCGCGCAAGCGTGTGCTTCCGGCCGGTCCGTGGGATGAGACGATGGTTTGGTTGTACGGCGTGGACGCCATGGAGGTCGCGCCATCGATCCGGCATCCGTCCGCGATGCGGTTTGATGTCGGCGGGTATTACACGCTGCGGGCGGACCGAACCTGGGCCATGATCCGTTGCCATCGTTACCTTGACCGACCGGGCCACGTCGACATGCTCCACATGGATCTTTGGCATGACGGCGTGAACATCCTGCGCGACAGTGGGACGTACAGGTACTACGCGCCGCGCGAACCGGCGATGGATAAGTATTTCAAGGACATCGCCGCGCACAATACTGTGCAGGTCGGCGAAAGGGGCCCGTTGGAATTGGTGTCGCGCTTCATCTGGCTGCCGTGGCCGGGCGGCCGGTGTACACGGCACAGCGCGGACAGCTTTGTCGGCGAACACGATGCCTATGCGCGGCCGCCGTGGAATGTGCTTCATCGGCGAAGCGTGGACGCGTCCCATCCGCGGCGCTGGATCGTCACCGATGAGTTGATCGGCAATGGTGCGCAGTTGCTGACAATGCGATGGCATCTGGCGGATGCGCCGTATGCTTTGGAGTCGACCGGTGACGCCTTGACTTTGCGACTGACCGGCGGAGTTGTTCGAATTGCAGTCAACGGCCCGGACGGGACCCGCCTGCAGGTAATGCGTGGCGTGGAGCGAGAAGGTGAGATCGCCGGGTGGGTATCGGAGTATTACGGCGAACGAAAGCCGGCGCCGGTGTTGGAGGCAACCTGCCGCGCGGCGCTTCCGGCCAAGTTCGTGACGACGATTGAATTGCCCGGCGGCGGGGGAGCAGCCGCGTGA
- a CDS encoding putative glycosyl transferase produces the protein MKLIYIHEYFVTNEGTSGTRSYDVSRHLVAMGHDVTVITGLHDQSGLPSMSRWRLFRTHEIDGIKVVVCNAYYSNKLRVVARLWCWAKFAMLALWVCLREKRPDLIFATSTPLTVGIPGRLGAALKRVPYVFEVRDLWPEDLLDAGRIKPGLQYWLWERLEKFCYAGARKILLVSQGFHNRLLERGFDPARLQTILLGADGSIFADAQPDHAFMQQQGLGDKTIAIYTGAHGDANGLFQLLDAAERLKDRPDIAIVLMGEGKMKESLRTAARERGLENVHLIDPVPKHRLPGVLRAAHIGLMILKQITRPRWVTPNKIFDYMFAGIPSIVNFAGTTAEMIEADGAGHAAKPGNADDLAAKIRHWADHPAEREAVGRRAREVAFARYDRRMIARQLAEVFEVAARR, from the coding sequence GTGAAGTTAATCTACATACACGAATACTTCGTGACCAATGAGGGCACGAGCGGCACGCGAAGCTATGACGTGAGCCGCCACCTGGTCGCAATGGGCCACGATGTGACGGTTATCACGGGGCTGCACGATCAGAGCGGCCTGCCTTCGATGTCGCGCTGGCGACTATTTCGCACGCACGAAATCGACGGTATCAAAGTCGTCGTGTGCAACGCCTATTACAGCAATAAGCTGCGTGTCGTGGCGCGACTCTGGTGCTGGGCGAAGTTTGCGATGCTGGCGCTTTGGGTCTGCTTACGAGAAAAGCGGCCGGACCTCATCTTCGCCACGAGCACACCGCTGACGGTCGGCATTCCCGGTCGACTCGGCGCGGCGCTGAAGCGCGTTCCGTATGTGTTTGAAGTGCGCGACCTGTGGCCCGAGGACTTGCTGGATGCCGGGCGCATCAAACCCGGCCTGCAATATTGGCTTTGGGAGCGGCTGGAGAAGTTCTGCTACGCCGGGGCGCGGAAGATTCTCCTCGTGTCGCAGGGCTTTCACAATCGCCTGCTGGAGCGAGGCTTTGACCCGGCGCGATTGCAGACCATCCTGCTGGGAGCAGATGGAAGTATCTTCGCGGATGCGCAGCCGGATCACGCATTCATGCAACAACAGGGTCTGGGCGACAAGACGATCGCCATTTACACCGGCGCGCACGGCGATGCGAATGGGTTGTTCCAATTGCTCGACGCAGCGGAGCGGTTAAAGGACCGGCCCGACATTGCCATTGTATTGATGGGCGAGGGGAAGATGAAAGAGTCGCTGCGCACCGCGGCGCGGGAGCGCGGCCTGGAAAACGTGCACTTAATCGACCCCGTTCCCAAGCATCGCCTGCCCGGCGTGCTGCGGGCGGCCCACATCGGCTTGATGATCCTCAAGCAGATTACCCGGCCGCGCTGGGTCACGCCGAATAAGATATTCGACTACATGTTCGCGGGCATTCCGAGCATTGTGAACTTCGCCGGCACGACGGCGGAGATGATCGAAGCCGACGGTGCAGGCCATGCAGCCAAACCCGGCAACGCCGACGACCTCGCCGCGAAGATTCGCCATTGGGCCGACCATCCCGCCGAGCGGGAGGCCGTCGGCCGTCGCGCGCGCGAAGTCGCTTTCGCCCGATATGACCGGCGCATGATCGCCCGGCAGCTCGCGGAGGTCTTCGAGGTCGCGGCGCGCCGTTGA